From the Xiphophorus maculatus strain JP 163 A chromosome 20, X_maculatus-5.0-male, whole genome shotgun sequence genome, one window contains:
- the LOC102221546 gene encoding semaphorin-3F-like isoform X1, translated as MLWDKLSWLLALLAVSAGGLPPSNDPLSAPRIFLSFKELKSTGTAHHFSFLLNSTDYRILRMDEDHDRMYVGSKDYILSLDLHDINKEPLIIHWPVASQRKTECILSGKDTNGECGNFIRLIEPWNRTHLYVCGTGAYNPICTYVDRGRRSQGFSNLQALQSAGRTSRAADYSSTSEPLSNKEYIFRLEPGKVDSGKGKCPYDPKLNSVSALIHGELYAGVYVDFMGTDSAIFRTLGKQTAMRTDQYNSRWLNDPTFVHAHLIPDSAEQNDDKLYFFFREKASEVGQSPMTQSRIGRICLNDDGGHCCLVNKWSTFLKARLICSVPGADGIETHFDELRDVYIQPTQDTRNPVIYGVFSVSGSVFKGSAVCVYSMADIRMVFNGPFAHKEGPNYQWVAYTGKIPYPRPGTCPGGTFTPNMKSTKDYPDEVINFMRNHPTMYNAVYPVHKRPLVVRTNVDYEFTTIAVDQVRAADGSYEVLFLGTDRGTVQKVIVLPRDDLQTEELVLEEVEVFKVPTPITTMKISSKRQQLYVGSVLGVTHLALHRCDVYGEACADCCLARDPYCAWDGKSCSRYSASQKRRSRRQDVKYGNPIRQCRGYNSNANKNTLETVQYGVEGSTTFLECQARSPHVSLKWHLQKENSDRRKEIRSEGRILKTDQGLLIRSLQSSDSGIYHCTSTEKNFKHTLVKLQLVVLSSRTVNNVLVDTGNPTLPQIQSSAWTPSVGQYKDLLTILSQPEMGLINQYCKDYWQNGDDGLGDGKAKSLKELKEQKKPRNRRHHDDQTNPAET; from the exons AGTTGAAGTCCACTGGTACTGCTCATCACTTCTCCTTCCTGCTCAACTCAACCGACTATCGGATACTGCGCATGGACGAGGACCACGATCGCATGTATGTGGGAAGCAAAGATTACATTCTTTCTCTGGATCTGCACGACATCAACAAGGAGCCGCTCATT ATCCACTGGCCCGTTGCATCCCAGAGGAAGACTGAGTGCATCTTGTCGGGGAAAGATACAAAT GGGGAGTGTGGGAACTTCATCCGTCTCATTGAGCCGTGGAACCGGACCCACCTGTATGTGTGTGGAACAGGAGCATATAATCCCATCTGCACATACGTGGATCGAGGACGTAGATCCCAG gGTTTCAGCAACCTACAGGCACTTCAGTCAGCAGGGAGAACGAGTCGAGCAGCAGACTACAGCTCTACATCTGAGCCTTTGAGCAATAAG gaATACATTTTCCGTCTGGAACCTGGCAAAGTGGACTCTGGAAAAGGGAAATGTCCCTATGACCCTAAACTCAACAGCGTTTCCGCCCTGATCC ATGGAGAGCTCTATGCTGGAGTCTACGTGGATTTCATGGGAACAGACTCCGCCATCTTCCGTACTCTGGGGAAGCAGACAGCCATGAGGACCGATCAGTACAACTCCAGATGGTTAAATG ATCCGACTTTTGTCCATGCTCATCTGATCCCAGACAGCGCTGAACAGAATGACGATAAGCTCTACTTCTTCTTCCGCGAGAAAGCCTCTGAGGTGGGCCAGAGTCCCATGACGCAGTCCAGGATAGGCCGGATCTGCTTG AACGATGACGGTGGACATTGCTGTCTGGTCAACAAATGGAGCACCTTTCTGAAGGCTCGTCTCATCTGCTCTGTTCCTGGAGCTGATGGCATTGAGACGCACTTTGATGAACTCA GGGATGTGTATATCCAACCAACCCAAGACACGAGGAACCCAGTCATCTATGGAGTCTTCTCAGTTTCAGG ATCTGTGTTCAAAGGCTCGGCGGTGTGCGTCTACTCCATGGCTGACATCCGTATGGTCTTCAATGGGCCGTTTGCCCACAAAGAAGGGCCCAACTACCAGTGGGTGGCGTACACTGGGAAAATTCCCTACCCTCGACCTGGCACT TGTCCTGGAGGTACTTTCACTCCCAACATGAAATCCACAAAGGATTACCCAGATGAGGTTATCAACTTCATGAGAAACCACCCCACCATGTACAACGCCGTTTACCCGGTGCAcaagcgccccctggtggtcagAACCAACGTGGACTACGAGTTCACCACAATTGCTGTCGACCAAGTGAGAGCGGCTGATGGGAGCTATGAGGTGCTCTTCCTGGGAACAG ATCGTGGGACGGTGCAGAAAGTCATCGTCTTGCCAAGAGACGACTTACAAACAGAGGAGCTGGTtctggaggaggtggaggtgttCAAG GTTCCCACCCCAATCACCACTATGAAGATTTCATCTAAACGG cAACAACTCTATGTGGGATCTGTCCTGGGTGTGACGCACCTGGCTCTGCACCGCTGTGATGTGTACGGCGAGGCTTGCGCTGACTGCTGCCTGGCCCGGGACCCGTACTGCGCCTGGGACGGCAAGTCCTGCTCCAGATACTCTGCCTCACAGAAAAG ACGGAGTCGTCGACAGGACGTAAAGTATGGAAACCCGATACGCCAGTGTAGAGGTTACAACTCGAATG CAAATAAGAATACGCTGGAGACAGTTCAGTACGGAGTGGAGGGAAGCACAACCTTCTTGGAGTGCCAGGCTCGTTCTCCTCATGTCTCTCTGAAGTGGCACCTGCAGAAGGAAAACAGCGACAGGAGAAAAGAG ATTCGCTCAGAGGGTCGCATCCTGAAAACCGATCAGGGCCTCCTAATTCGCTCGCTGCAGTCCTCCGACAGCGGCATCTACCACTGCACGTCCACTGAGAAGAACTTCAAGCACACCCTGGTGAAGCTGCAGCTAGTGGTCCTCTCCAGCCGCACAGTCAACAACGTCCTGGTGGATACGGGCAACCCAACCCTCCCCCAAATTCAGTCCAGCGCCTGGACCCCGAGCGTTGGGCAATACAAGGACCTGCTGACCATCCTCAGCCAGCCCGAGATGGGGCTGATCAACCAGTACTGCAAGGACTACTGGCAGAACGGGGACGACGGCCTTGGGGACGGCAAAGCTAAAAGcctgaaggagctgaaggagCAGAAGAAGCCTCGCAACCGCCGGCATCACGACGACCAGACGAATCCAGCTGAGACATGA
- the LOC102221546 gene encoding semaphorin-3F-like isoform X2 has translation MLWDKLSWLLALLAVSAGGLPPSNDPLSAPRIFLSFKELKSTGTAHHFSFLLNSTDYRILRMDEDHDRMYVGSKDYILSLDLHDINKEPLIIHWPVASQRKTECILSGKDTNGECGNFIRLIEPWNRTHLYVCGTGAYNPICTYVDRGRRSQEYIFRLEPGKVDSGKGKCPYDPKLNSVSALIHGELYAGVYVDFMGTDSAIFRTLGKQTAMRTDQYNSRWLNDPTFVHAHLIPDSAEQNDDKLYFFFREKASEVGQSPMTQSRIGRICLNDDGGHCCLVNKWSTFLKARLICSVPGADGIETHFDELRDVYIQPTQDTRNPVIYGVFSVSGSVFKGSAVCVYSMADIRMVFNGPFAHKEGPNYQWVAYTGKIPYPRPGTCPGGTFTPNMKSTKDYPDEVINFMRNHPTMYNAVYPVHKRPLVVRTNVDYEFTTIAVDQVRAADGSYEVLFLGTDRGTVQKVIVLPRDDLQTEELVLEEVEVFKVPTPITTMKISSKRQQLYVGSVLGVTHLALHRCDVYGEACADCCLARDPYCAWDGKSCSRYSASQKRRSRRQDVKYGNPIRQCRGYNSNANKNTLETVQYGVEGSTTFLECQARSPHVSLKWHLQKENSDRRKEIRSEGRILKTDQGLLIRSLQSSDSGIYHCTSTEKNFKHTLVKLQLVVLSSRTVNNVLVDTGNPTLPQIQSSAWTPSVGQYKDLLTILSQPEMGLINQYCKDYWQNGDDGLGDGKAKSLKELKEQKKPRNRRHHDDQTNPAET, from the exons AGTTGAAGTCCACTGGTACTGCTCATCACTTCTCCTTCCTGCTCAACTCAACCGACTATCGGATACTGCGCATGGACGAGGACCACGATCGCATGTATGTGGGAAGCAAAGATTACATTCTTTCTCTGGATCTGCACGACATCAACAAGGAGCCGCTCATT ATCCACTGGCCCGTTGCATCCCAGAGGAAGACTGAGTGCATCTTGTCGGGGAAAGATACAAAT GGGGAGTGTGGGAACTTCATCCGTCTCATTGAGCCGTGGAACCGGACCCACCTGTATGTGTGTGGAACAGGAGCATATAATCCCATCTGCACATACGTGGATCGAGGACGTAGATCCCAG gaATACATTTTCCGTCTGGAACCTGGCAAAGTGGACTCTGGAAAAGGGAAATGTCCCTATGACCCTAAACTCAACAGCGTTTCCGCCCTGATCC ATGGAGAGCTCTATGCTGGAGTCTACGTGGATTTCATGGGAACAGACTCCGCCATCTTCCGTACTCTGGGGAAGCAGACAGCCATGAGGACCGATCAGTACAACTCCAGATGGTTAAATG ATCCGACTTTTGTCCATGCTCATCTGATCCCAGACAGCGCTGAACAGAATGACGATAAGCTCTACTTCTTCTTCCGCGAGAAAGCCTCTGAGGTGGGCCAGAGTCCCATGACGCAGTCCAGGATAGGCCGGATCTGCTTG AACGATGACGGTGGACATTGCTGTCTGGTCAACAAATGGAGCACCTTTCTGAAGGCTCGTCTCATCTGCTCTGTTCCTGGAGCTGATGGCATTGAGACGCACTTTGATGAACTCA GGGATGTGTATATCCAACCAACCCAAGACACGAGGAACCCAGTCATCTATGGAGTCTTCTCAGTTTCAGG ATCTGTGTTCAAAGGCTCGGCGGTGTGCGTCTACTCCATGGCTGACATCCGTATGGTCTTCAATGGGCCGTTTGCCCACAAAGAAGGGCCCAACTACCAGTGGGTGGCGTACACTGGGAAAATTCCCTACCCTCGACCTGGCACT TGTCCTGGAGGTACTTTCACTCCCAACATGAAATCCACAAAGGATTACCCAGATGAGGTTATCAACTTCATGAGAAACCACCCCACCATGTACAACGCCGTTTACCCGGTGCAcaagcgccccctggtggtcagAACCAACGTGGACTACGAGTTCACCACAATTGCTGTCGACCAAGTGAGAGCGGCTGATGGGAGCTATGAGGTGCTCTTCCTGGGAACAG ATCGTGGGACGGTGCAGAAAGTCATCGTCTTGCCAAGAGACGACTTACAAACAGAGGAGCTGGTtctggaggaggtggaggtgttCAAG GTTCCCACCCCAATCACCACTATGAAGATTTCATCTAAACGG cAACAACTCTATGTGGGATCTGTCCTGGGTGTGACGCACCTGGCTCTGCACCGCTGTGATGTGTACGGCGAGGCTTGCGCTGACTGCTGCCTGGCCCGGGACCCGTACTGCGCCTGGGACGGCAAGTCCTGCTCCAGATACTCTGCCTCACAGAAAAG ACGGAGTCGTCGACAGGACGTAAAGTATGGAAACCCGATACGCCAGTGTAGAGGTTACAACTCGAATG CAAATAAGAATACGCTGGAGACAGTTCAGTACGGAGTGGAGGGAAGCACAACCTTCTTGGAGTGCCAGGCTCGTTCTCCTCATGTCTCTCTGAAGTGGCACCTGCAGAAGGAAAACAGCGACAGGAGAAAAGAG ATTCGCTCAGAGGGTCGCATCCTGAAAACCGATCAGGGCCTCCTAATTCGCTCGCTGCAGTCCTCCGACAGCGGCATCTACCACTGCACGTCCACTGAGAAGAACTTCAAGCACACCCTGGTGAAGCTGCAGCTAGTGGTCCTCTCCAGCCGCACAGTCAACAACGTCCTGGTGGATACGGGCAACCCAACCCTCCCCCAAATTCAGTCCAGCGCCTGGACCCCGAGCGTTGGGCAATACAAGGACCTGCTGACCATCCTCAGCCAGCCCGAGATGGGGCTGATCAACCAGTACTGCAAGGACTACTGGCAGAACGGGGACGACGGCCTTGGGGACGGCAAAGCTAAAAGcctgaaggagctgaaggagCAGAAGAAGCCTCGCAACCGCCGGCATCACGACGACCAGACGAATCCAGCTGAGACATGA